A stretch of the Streptomyces sp. NBC_00078 genome encodes the following:
- a CDS encoding DUF3618 domain-containing protein → MADTSDTRTPAQIEADIKRRRNVLAETLDEIGVRVHPKTIVGDAKAKVVSNIDHTLGRAYVEVNKVVSDVKARFVDEEGAPRLERVVPVALVAVGLVGLLALGTRRRRS, encoded by the coding sequence GTGGCGGACACGTCGGACACCAGAACCCCGGCGCAGATCGAGGCGGACATCAAGCGCCGCCGCAATGTGCTGGCCGAGACCCTCGACGAGATCGGGGTGCGGGTGCATCCCAAGACGATCGTCGGGGATGCAAAGGCCAAGGTCGTGTCGAACATCGATCACACGCTGGGGCGGGCCTATGTCGAGGTCAACAAGGTCGTGAGCGATGTGAAGGCGCGGTTCGTCGACGAGGAGGGGGCGCCCCGGCTGGAGCGGGTGGTGCCCGTCGCGCTCGTCGCCGTGGGGCTCGTGGGGCTGCTCGCCCTCGGTACCCGGCGGCGCAGGAGCTGA
- a CDS encoding glucose PTS transporter subunit EIIB, with translation MATKAEKIVAGLGGIDNIEEVEGCITRLRTEVVDAGKVDEAALKAAGAHGVVKMGTAIQVVIGTDADPIAAEIEDMM, from the coding sequence ATGGCCACCAAGGCTGAGAAGATCGTTGCAGGGCTCGGGGGCATCGACAACATCGAAGAGGTCGAAGGCTGCATCACCCGCCTGCGCACCGAGGTCGTCGACGCAGGCAAGGTCGACGAAGCAGCCCTGAAGGCCGCCGGTGCACACGGCGTCGTCAAGATGGGCACCGCGATCCAGGTCGTCATCGGCACCGACGCCGACCCCATCGCAGCGGAGATCGAAGACATGATGTGA
- the rph gene encoding ribonuclease PH, translated as MSRIDGRTPEQLRPITIERGWSKHAEGSVLVSFGDTKVFCTASVTEGVPRWRKGSGEGWVTAEYSMLPRATNTRGDRESVRGKIGGRTHEISRLIGRSLRAVIDYKALGENTIVLDCDVLQADGGTRTAAITGAYVALADAVAWAQGRKLIKAGRQPLTGTVSAVSVGIVGGVPLLDLCYVEDVKADTDMNVVCTGDGRFVEVQGTAEAEPFAREELNSLLDLAVSGCEELAVLQRKALDTVLEK; from the coding sequence ATGTCTCGAATCGACGGCCGCACCCCCGAACAACTCCGCCCGATCACCATCGAACGCGGCTGGAGCAAGCACGCCGAGGGCTCCGTCCTCGTCTCCTTCGGCGACACCAAGGTCTTCTGTACCGCCTCCGTCACCGAAGGCGTCCCCCGCTGGCGCAAGGGCAGCGGCGAGGGCTGGGTCACCGCCGAGTACTCCATGCTTCCCCGCGCCACCAACACCCGCGGCGACCGCGAGTCCGTACGCGGCAAGATCGGCGGCCGCACCCACGAGATCAGCCGCCTCATCGGCCGCTCCCTGCGCGCCGTCATCGACTACAAGGCGCTCGGCGAGAACACCATCGTCCTCGACTGCGACGTCCTCCAGGCCGACGGCGGCACCCGCACCGCGGCCATCACCGGCGCCTACGTGGCCCTGGCCGACGCCGTCGCCTGGGCCCAGGGCAGGAAACTGATCAAGGCCGGCCGCCAGCCGCTCACCGGCACGGTCTCGGCGGTCTCGGTCGGCATCGTCGGCGGCGTCCCCCTCCTGGACCTCTGCTACGTGGAGGACGTGAAGGCCGACACCGACATGAACGTCGTCTGCACCGGCGACGGCCGCTTCGTCGAGGTCCAGGGCACCGCCGAGGCCGAACCCTTCGCCCGCGAGGAGCTCAACTCCCTTCTGGACCTGGCCGTTTCGGGCTGTGAAGAACTCGCTGTCCTTCAGCGCAAGGCGCTTGATACGGTCCTCGAAAAGTAA
- the bcp gene encoding thioredoxin-dependent thiol peroxidase — MSERLQPGDVAPDFTLPDADGNEVSLSSHKGRKVIVYFYPAALTPGCTKQACDFTDNLELLTGAGYDVLGISPDKPEKLAKFREKESLKVTLLADPEKTVTESYGAYGEKKNYGKTYMGIIRSTIVVDEEGKVERALYNVRATGHVAKIIKDLGI; from the coding sequence ATGAGCGAGCGACTCCAGCCCGGGGACGTGGCCCCCGACTTCACCCTCCCCGACGCCGACGGCAATGAGGTGTCCCTGTCGTCCCACAAGGGCCGCAAGGTCATCGTCTACTTCTACCCCGCGGCCCTGACGCCGGGTTGCACCAAGCAGGCCTGCGACTTCACGGACAACCTGGAACTCCTGACGGGCGCCGGCTACGACGTCCTCGGCATCTCCCCGGACAAGCCGGAGAAGCTGGCGAAGTTCCGCGAGAAGGAGTCCCTGAAGGTCACGCTCCTGGCCGACCCGGAGAAGACCGTCACGGAGTCCTACGGCGCCTACGGCGAGAAGAAGAACTACGGCAAGACCTACATGGGCATCATCCGCTCCACGATCGTCGTGGACGAGGAGGGCAAGGTCGAACGGGCCCTGTACAACGTCCGCGCGACGGGCCACGTGGCGAAGATCATCAAGGACCTGGGTATCTGA
- a CDS encoding ATP-binding cassette domain-containing protein, translated as MDSDYFIELDRVEKVFDVRRKTGFLRRERRQVRAVDSLSFTVARGEMVGYIGPNGAGKSTTIKMLTGILTPSGGKLRVAGIDPARERARLAHRIGVVFGQRTTLWWDLPLIDSYKLMHRMYRIPDARYRENLDRCVELLELADLLDVPVRQLSLGQRMRGDIAAALLHDPEVLYLDEPTIGLDVISKAKVRQFLRELNAERGTTVLLTTHDLQDIEQLCSRVMVIDHGRLMYDGALAGLHEVGESERTLVVDLEREAAPIEVAPARVVKVEGPRQWLAFPAGQSAAALVARIAAEYPLADLSVREPDIEAVIAKMYAGEAAGGAAGEAEKAVS; from the coding sequence GTGGACAGCGACTACTTCATCGAACTCGACCGTGTCGAGAAGGTCTTCGACGTGCGCAGGAAGACCGGATTCCTCAGGCGTGAGCGCCGGCAGGTGCGGGCCGTGGACTCCCTCTCCTTCACCGTGGCGCGCGGTGAGATGGTCGGCTACATCGGTCCGAACGGCGCCGGGAAGTCGACGACGATCAAGATGCTCACCGGCATCCTGACCCCGAGCGGCGGGAAGCTGCGGGTGGCGGGCATCGACCCGGCGCGTGAGCGGGCCCGGCTCGCGCATCGCATCGGGGTGGTGTTCGGGCAGCGTACGACGCTGTGGTGGGACCTGCCGCTGATCGACTCGTACAAGCTGATGCACCGCATGTACCGGATCCCGGACGCCCGTTACCGCGAGAACCTCGACCGTTGCGTCGAACTCCTGGAACTGGCCGACCTGTTGGACGTCCCGGTGCGGCAGCTGTCGCTCGGGCAGCGGATGCGCGGGGACATCGCGGCGGCGCTGCTGCACGATCCGGAGGTGCTGTACCTCGACGAGCCGACGATCGGCCTGGACGTCATCTCGAAGGCCAAGGTGCGGCAGTTCCTGCGGGAGTTGAACGCCGAGCGCGGCACGACCGTGCTGCTGACCACCCATGACCTGCAGGACATCGAGCAGTTGTGCTCGCGGGTGATGGTCATCGACCACGGGCGGCTCATGTACGACGGTGCGCTGGCCGGTCTGCACGAGGTGGGTGAGAGCGAACGCACCCTGGTGGTGGACCTGGAGCGGGAGGCGGCACCGATCGAGGTGGCGCCGGCCCGGGTGGTGAAGGTGGAGGGGCCGCGGCAGTGGCTGGCGTTCCCGGCGGGGCAGTCGGCGGCGGCTCTGGTGGCGCGCATCGCGGCGGAGTACCCGCTGGCGGACCTCTCGGTGCGGGAGCCGGACATCGAGGCGGTGATCGCCAAGATGTACGCGGGCGAGGCCGCCGGCGGGGCTGCCGGGGAGGCCGAGAAAGCGGTCTCGTAG
- the rdgB gene encoding RdgB/HAM1 family non-canonical purine NTP pyrophosphatase, which produces MTRLILATRNAGKITELRAILADAGLPHELVGADAYPDIPDVKETGVTFAENALLKAHALAQATGLPAVADDSGLCVDVLNGAPGIFSARWAGRHGDDRANLDLLLAQLGDIADEHRGAHFACAAALALPDGTERVVEGRLRGLLRHAPTGTNGFGYDPILQPEGESRTCAELSPEEKNAISHRGQAFRALVPVVRELLG; this is translated from the coding sequence ATGACGCGCTTGATCCTCGCCACCCGCAACGCCGGAAAGATCACCGAACTCAGGGCCATCCTCGCCGACGCGGGCCTGCCCCACGAACTGGTCGGCGCGGACGCCTACCCCGACATCCCCGACGTCAAGGAAACGGGCGTGACGTTCGCCGAGAACGCCCTGCTCAAGGCCCACGCCCTGGCCCAGGCCACCGGCCTGCCCGCCGTCGCCGACGACTCCGGCCTCTGCGTCGACGTCCTGAACGGCGCACCGGGCATCTTCTCGGCCCGCTGGGCGGGCAGGCACGGCGACGACCGCGCCAACCTCGACCTGCTCCTGGCCCAGCTCGGCGACATCGCCGACGAACACCGGGGCGCGCACTTCGCGTGCGCGGCGGCACTTGCCTTGCCCGACGGCACGGAGCGGGTGGTCGAGGGCCGGCTACGGGGCCTGCTCCGGCACGCCCCGACCGGCACGAACGGCTTCGGGTACGACCCGATCCTGCAGCCGGAGGGGGAGTCGCGGACGTGCGCCGAGCTGAGCCCTGAGGAGAAGAACGCGATCAGCCACCGGGGGCAGGCGTTCCGGGCGCTGGTGCCGGTGGTGCGGGAGCTGTTGGGCTGA
- a CDS encoding PTS transporter subunit EIIC, which translates to MSAEAGITPARRRWDALFQGLQKMGRSLQLPIAVLPAAGILNRLGQPDVFGDDGLGWTNVSKVMGGAGGALLDGQLGLPLLFCVGVSIGMAKKADGSTALAALAGFLVYYNVLLQFPKDCPSGSKALTGIGCQATVDQTVVAFSYENPGVFGGIVMGLLTAFFWQRYHRTKLVDWLGFFNGRRLVPIIMAFVGIVFASLCLWIWPPIGDGLESFSDWLSDLGAWGAGVFGVANRALLVIGLHQFLNVPIWFQFGSFTKPDGSVVHGDINMFLAGDPNAGQFTSGFFPIMMFALPAAALAMTHCAKPSRRKEVGGLMPSVALTSFVTGITEPIEYSFLFIAPVLYAIHAVLTGVSMAVTWGLGVHDGFSFSAGLIDYIINWNLATKPWAIIPIGLCFAAAYYVIFRFAITRFDLKTPGREPEEEREDVTKA; encoded by the coding sequence ATGAGTGCCGAGGCTGGGATCACGCCTGCACGCCGGCGGTGGGACGCCTTGTTCCAGGGGCTGCAGAAGATGGGCCGCAGCCTCCAGCTCCCCATCGCGGTGCTGCCTGCCGCGGGCATCCTGAACCGGCTCGGCCAGCCGGACGTGTTCGGGGACGACGGGCTGGGGTGGACGAACGTATCGAAGGTGATGGGCGGTGCGGGCGGCGCGCTGCTCGACGGTCAGCTGGGTCTGCCGCTGTTGTTCTGTGTGGGCGTGTCCATCGGCATGGCGAAGAAGGCGGACGGGTCGACGGCGCTGGCGGCGCTGGCGGGGTTTCTCGTCTACTACAACGTGCTGTTGCAGTTCCCGAAGGACTGCCCTTCCGGTTCGAAGGCTCTTACCGGCATCGGCTGCCAGGCGACGGTCGACCAGACGGTGGTGGCGTTCAGCTACGAGAATCCGGGTGTCTTCGGCGGCATCGTGATGGGTCTGCTGACGGCCTTTTTCTGGCAGCGCTACCACCGTACGAAGCTCGTGGACTGGCTGGGGTTCTTCAACGGGCGGCGGCTGGTCCCGATCATCATGGCGTTCGTCGGGATCGTGTTCGCGTCGTTGTGTCTGTGGATCTGGCCGCCGATCGGTGACGGGCTGGAGAGTTTCTCCGACTGGCTGAGTGATCTGGGCGCTTGGGGTGCGGGGGTGTTCGGTGTCGCGAACCGGGCGCTGCTGGTGATCGGCCTGCACCAGTTCCTGAACGTGCCCATCTGGTTCCAGTTCGGCAGTTTCACGAAGCCGGACGGGTCGGTGGTCCACGGTGACATCAACATGTTCCTGGCGGGTGATCCGAACGCGGGGCAGTTCACCTCGGGCTTCTTCCCGATCATGATGTTCGCGTTGCCGGCGGCCGCGTTGGCGATGACGCACTGTGCGAAGCCGAGTCGGCGCAAGGAGGTCGGCGGGCTGATGCCGTCCGTCGCCCTGACGTCGTTCGTCACGGGGATCACCGAGCCGATCGAGTACTCGTTCCTGTTCATCGCGCCGGTGCTGTATGCGATCCACGCGGTGCTGACGGGTGTGTCGATGGCGGTGACGTGGGGGCTCGGGGTGCATGACGGCTTCAGCTTCTCGGCCGGCCTCATCGACTACATCATCAACTGGAACCTGGCGACGAAACCGTGGGCGATCATCCCGATCGGCCTGTGCTTCGCCGCCGCGTACTACGTGATCTTCCGTT
- a CDS encoding transglycosylase domain-containing protein: MSDQPQPQPPNRGWAPREPQGAAGPAAPQPGSPGPGVSEPGVPEPGAKKPKRPRRTGWRRLIPTWRMVLGTFLIGGLLLIGLFYLGYSMVNIPPANALAMKQANVYLYSDGSQIARDGEINRENVSLAQVSKDAQHAVLAAEDRDFYTESAIDPKAMVRAGWNTATGKGRQSGSTITQQYVKNYYLAQEQTVTRKVKEFFIAIKLDREKSKDEILSGYLNTSYFGRNAYGIQAAAQAYYGQNATDLDPAHAAYLAALVNAPSEYDVVAHPENKAAALARWNYTLDGMVKKGWLTEAKRAGLKFPMPKQQTVSTGMSGQRGYIVTAIKDYLTKNRIVTADELEAGGYRITTTLQKSKQDAFVKAVNDKVMAKLDKKNNKVDKYVRAGGASVDPKTGKVVAMYGGIDYVKQYTNGATRGDFQVGSTFKPFVFASAVQNHSETQGHEVITPNTYYDGTNKRPVQGWPGGAYAPENEDQTSYGNVTVRTATDKSVNAVYAQMAVDVGPEKVKQTAISLGIPSATPDLTGTPSIALGVNTASVLDMAEAYATLANHGRHGAYTMIDSITKDGKEAVELPKDTNSQAISREAADTTTSILQSVVDNGTATAAQGADRPAAGKTGTAEEDTAAWFAGYTPDLATVVSVMGQDPVTAHHKSLYGAMGLQRVNGGGPPAEIWAQYTKAALKGKPATDFDLQLQPGAEVTQPPPATGTPQQPGTGGQDNGGTTTTGGQSDQGRTQGQDNGGTTDGGTNTTGGTTTGDTTGDPTTGGTTSDGGTTSTGGTTGDPTDGGTTGGTDAGGTDGGTSGNDTGGATTGGPAGPQSTSRRQ, encoded by the coding sequence ATGAGCGACCAGCCGCAGCCGCAGCCGCCGAACCGGGGCTGGGCACCGAGAGAGCCGCAAGGTGCTGCCGGGCCGGCCGCTCCCCAGCCGGGGAGTCCGGGGCCGGGGGTTTCCGAGCCCGGCGTCCCCGAGCCCGGGGCGAAGAAGCCGAAGCGGCCCAGGCGCACGGGCTGGCGCCGGCTGATCCCGACCTGGCGCATGGTCCTGGGCACCTTCCTGATCGGCGGACTGCTGCTGATCGGCCTGTTCTACCTCGGCTACTCGATGGTCAACATCCCCCCGGCCAACGCCCTCGCCATGAAGCAGGCCAACGTCTACCTGTACTCCGACGGCTCCCAGATCGCCCGCGACGGCGAGATCAACCGGGAGAACGTCTCGCTCGCCCAGGTCTCCAAGGACGCCCAGCACGCCGTCCTGGCCGCCGAGGACCGCGACTTCTACACCGAGTCCGCCATCGACCCCAAGGCGATGGTGCGCGCAGGCTGGAACACCGCCACCGGCAAGGGCAGGCAGTCCGGCTCGACGATCACCCAGCAGTACGTCAAGAACTACTACCTCGCGCAGGAACAGACCGTCACCCGCAAGGTGAAGGAGTTCTTCATCGCGATCAAGCTGGACCGGGAGAAGTCCAAGGACGAAATCCTGTCGGGCTACCTCAACACCAGCTACTTCGGCCGCAACGCCTACGGCATCCAGGCCGCCGCCCAGGCCTACTACGGCCAGAACGCCACCGACCTCGACCCGGCCCACGCCGCCTACCTCGCCGCCCTCGTCAACGCCCCCAGCGAGTACGACGTGGTCGCGCACCCCGAGAACAAGGCCGCGGCGTTGGCCCGCTGGAACTACACCCTGGACGGCATGGTCAAGAAGGGCTGGCTGACCGAGGCCAAGCGGGCCGGCCTGAAGTTCCCCATGCCGAAGCAACAGACCGTCTCCACCGGCATGTCCGGGCAGCGCGGCTACATCGTCACCGCGATCAAGGACTACCTCACCAAGAACAGGATCGTCACCGCGGACGAGCTGGAGGCCGGCGGCTACCGCATCACCACCACCCTGCAGAAGAGCAAGCAGGACGCCTTCGTGAAGGCCGTGAACGACAAGGTGATGGCCAAGCTCGACAAGAAGAACAACAAGGTCGACAAGTACGTCCGCGCGGGCGGCGCCTCCGTCGACCCGAAGACCGGCAAGGTCGTCGCGATGTACGGCGGAATCGACTACGTGAAGCAGTACACGAACGGCGCGACCCGCGGCGACTTCCAGGTCGGCTCCACCTTCAAGCCCTTCGTGTTCGCCTCCGCCGTCCAGAACCACTCCGAGACACAGGGCCACGAGGTCATCACCCCGAACACCTACTACGACGGCACCAACAAGCGCCCCGTACAGGGCTGGCCGGGCGGCGCCTACGCACCGGAGAACGAGGACCAGACCTCGTACGGCAACGTCACCGTGCGCACCGCCACCGACAAGTCGGTCAACGCGGTGTACGCGCAGATGGCCGTGGACGTCGGCCCCGAGAAGGTCAAGCAGACCGCGATCAGCCTCGGCATCCCGTCCGCCACCCCCGACCTGACCGGGACCCCCTCGATCGCCCTCGGCGTGAACACCGCCAGCGTCCTCGACATGGCGGAGGCCTACGCGACGCTCGCCAACCACGGCAGGCACGGCGCGTACACGATGATCGACTCGATCACCAAGGACGGAAAGGAGGCCGTCGAGCTGCCGAAGGACACGAACTCCCAGGCCATCAGCCGCGAGGCCGCCGACACCACCACGTCGATCCTGCAGAGCGTCGTCGACAACGGCACCGCCACCGCCGCCCAGGGCGCCGACCGCCCCGCCGCCGGCAAGACCGGCACCGCGGAGGAGGACACGGCCGCCTGGTTCGCCGGCTACACACCCGACCTCGCGACCGTCGTCTCGGTCATGGGCCAGGACCCGGTGACGGCCCATCACAAGTCGCTGTACGGGGCGATGGGCCTGCAGCGCGTCAACGGCGGCGGCCCGCCCGCCGAGATCTGGGCGCAGTACACCAAGGCCGCCCTGAAGGGGAAGCCGGCGACGGACTTCGACCTCCAGCTGCAGCCCGGCGCCGAGGTCACCCAGCCGCCCCCCGCCACCGGGACCCCGCAGCAGCCGGGCACGGGCGGCCAGGACAACGGCGGCACGACGACCACCGGCGGCCAGAGCGACCAGGGCCGGACCCAGGGCCAGGACAACGGCGGCACCACCGACGGCGGCACGAACACGACCGGCGGCACGACGACCGGCGACACGACGGGCGACCCGACGACGGGCGGAACCACCTCCGACGGCGGGACGACCAGCACGGGCGGCACGACCGGGGACCCGACGGACGGCGGGACGACGGGCGGCACCGACGCCGGAGGCACGGACGGCGGCACGTCAGGCAACGACACCGGAGGAGCGACCACCGGCGGTCCGGCGGGCCCGCAGTCGACCAGCAGGAGACAGTGA
- a CDS encoding ABC-2 family transporter protein: protein MGSGRLYAAVAAGGFRRYATYRAATAAGVFTNTVFGLILVYTYLALWDEKPHLGGYDQAQAVTYVWLGQALLSTLAIGGSGVEVELMERIRTGDVAIDLYRPADLQLWWLAADLGRALFQLLGRGVIPFLFGALVFDVALPGDAARWAAFVVAVLLGMAVSFGIRYLVALLTFWLMDGTGVTHMTMLAGFFCSGMVLPLNVFPGTLGDVVRDLPWSALLQKPADVLLGEADPWSTFAFQGAWAVALLAAGRLVQSVATRRVVVQGG, encoded by the coding sequence GTGGGCTCGGGACGGTTGTACGCGGCCGTCGCGGCGGGTGGTTTCAGACGGTACGCGACGTATCGGGCTGCCACTGCCGCCGGGGTGTTCACCAACACCGTTTTCGGCTTGATCCTCGTCTACACGTATCTGGCGCTGTGGGACGAGAAGCCCCACCTCGGGGGGTACGACCAGGCGCAGGCCGTCACCTATGTGTGGCTGGGGCAGGCGCTGCTGTCGACGCTGGCGATCGGTGGCAGCGGTGTCGAGGTGGAGCTGATGGAGCGGATCAGGACCGGGGACGTCGCGATCGATCTCTACCGGCCGGCGGATCTGCAACTGTGGTGGCTGGCGGCCGACTTGGGGCGGGCGCTGTTCCAGCTGCTGGGGCGGGGCGTGATCCCGTTCCTGTTCGGCGCGCTGGTTTTCGACGTGGCGCTGCCGGGGGACGCGGCGAGATGGGCGGCGTTCGTGGTGGCGGTGCTGCTGGGCATGGCGGTCAGTTTCGGCATCCGGTATCTGGTCGCGCTGCTCACGTTCTGGCTGATGGACGGCACGGGTGTGACGCACATGACCATGCTGGCGGGGTTCTTCTGCTCGGGGATGGTGCTGCCGTTGAACGTGTTCCCGGGCACGCTCGGCGATGTCGTACGGGATCTGCCGTGGTCGGCGCTGTTGCAGAAGCCGGCGGACGTGCTGCTGGGGGAGGCCGATCCGTGGAGCACGTTCGCCTTCCAGGGGGCGTGGGCGGTGGCGCTGCTGGCGGCCGGGCGGCTGGTGCAGTCGGTGGCGACGCGGAGGGTGGTCGTGCAGGGTGGCTGA
- a CDS encoding co-chaperone GroES, which yields MSAKRNEHGPRHDKLPIRMLHDRVLVRQETGDGERRSGGGILIPATAAVGRRLAWAEVVAVGQNVRTVEPGDRVLYDPEDRAEVEVRGVAYVLMRERDLHAVAADRFEGSEDATGLYL from the coding sequence GTGAGCGCCAAGAGAAACGAGCACGGCCCGCGGCACGACAAGCTGCCCATCCGGATGCTGCACGACCGGGTTCTCGTGCGGCAGGAGACCGGGGACGGTGAGCGTCGGTCCGGCGGGGGCATCCTGATTCCCGCGACCGCCGCGGTCGGGAGGCGGCTGGCCTGGGCCGAGGTCGTGGCCGTCGGCCAGAACGTGCGCACGGTGGAGCCGGGCGACCGGGTTCTGTACGACCCCGAGGACCGTGCCGAGGTCGAGGTGCGGGGTGTGGCGTACGTGCTGATGCGTGAGCGGGATCTGCATGCCGTGGCCGCCGACCGGTTCGAGGGGTCGGAGGACGCGACGGGCCTGTACCTGTAG
- a CDS encoding DUF1707 domain-containing protein: protein MTDDAAVPELRASDADRERVAEVLRDALAEGRLDMEEFEERLEATYKARTYGELTPITRDLPVAGITPPSVASVSLVKEPVPSGSWAGRVVGGDGSSSWAVAVMSGFERKGRWTVPKRFNCFAFMGGGELDLREANFADHEVEINCVAIMGGMNVIVPPGVEVVVRGIGIMGGFDHRQEGVPAEPGAPRVIVTGFAFWGGVGVERKVTRQERRRLKEERRQERLEGRSRHSLGEGFADPHRMLDEHREWRRDLHDERRQRHEERRERHRERRDERDRRRHDDY from the coding sequence ATGACGGACGACGCCGCAGTCCCGGAGCTTCGCGCATCCGACGCCGATCGTGAACGAGTCGCCGAGGTCCTGCGGGACGCCCTCGCGGAGGGCCGTCTCGACATGGAGGAGTTCGAGGAGCGCCTTGAGGCCACCTACAAGGCACGGACGTACGGCGAGTTGACGCCGATCACCCGCGATCTGCCGGTCGCCGGGATCACCCCGCCGTCCGTCGCGTCCGTGTCGCTGGTCAAGGAGCCGGTGCCGAGCGGGAGTTGGGCGGGGCGGGTCGTCGGCGGCGACGGGTCCTCGTCGTGGGCGGTCGCCGTGATGTCCGGGTTCGAGCGCAAGGGGCGCTGGACCGTGCCCAAGCGGTTCAACTGCTTCGCCTTCATGGGCGGCGGGGAACTCGACCTGCGCGAGGCGAACTTCGCGGACCACGAGGTCGAGATCAACTGCGTGGCGATCATGGGCGGGATGAACGTGATCGTGCCGCCCGGCGTCGAGGTCGTCGTGCGCGGCATCGGGATCATGGGCGGGTTCGACCACCGCCAGGAGGGCGTGCCGGCCGAGCCCGGTGCCCCGCGCGTGATCGTCACCGGCTTCGCCTTCTGGGGCGGCGTCGGCGTCGAGCGGAAGGTCACCCGGCAGGAGCGGCGCCGTCTGAAGGAGGAGCGCCGCCAGGAGAGGCTGGAGGGCAGGTCCAGGCACTCGCTGGGGGAGGGGTTCGCCGATCCTCACCGGATGCTCGACGAGCACCGCGAGTGGCGGCGCGACCTGCACGACGAGCGCCGGCAGCGGCACGAGGAGCGGCGCGAGCGGCACCGGGAGCGCCGGGACGAGCGGGACAGGCGCCGTCACGACGACTACTGA
- a CDS encoding ABC transporter permease — protein sequence MWIRSTMAYRASFAMTTFANFAVTALDFVAILLMFSRIDVLGGWPLPEVAFLYGLSCMAFGLADLAIGSMERLGQRVRDGTLDTLLVRPAPVLAQVAADRFALRRLGRITQGGLVLGYALTTVDIAWTPLKVLLMPVIVVSGAGIFGAVFVAGAAFQFVAQDASEVQNAFTYGGTTMLQYPPTVFGKELVRGVTFLLPLAFVNWLPAAYVLDRPLPLDLPRWVAFASPLVAVGCCALAGLAWRAGLRTYRSTGS from the coding sequence ATGTGGATCCGCTCCACGATGGCGTACCGCGCGTCCTTCGCGATGACGACGTTCGCGAACTTCGCGGTGACCGCGCTGGACTTCGTCGCGATCCTGCTGATGTTCTCGCGGATCGACGTGCTCGGCGGGTGGCCGCTGCCCGAAGTGGCCTTCCTGTACGGACTGTCGTGTATGGCCTTCGGCCTCGCGGATCTGGCGATCGGCTCGATGGAGCGGCTGGGGCAGCGGGTGCGCGACGGCACGCTGGACACGCTGCTGGTGCGTCCGGCGCCGGTGCTGGCGCAGGTGGCGGCCGACCGGTTCGCGCTGCGCCGGCTCGGAAGGATCACGCAGGGCGGGCTGGTGCTCGGGTATGCGCTGACCACCGTCGACATCGCGTGGACGCCGCTGAAGGTGCTGCTGATGCCGGTGATCGTGGTGAGCGGCGCGGGGATCTTCGGTGCGGTGTTCGTGGCCGGTGCGGCGTTCCAGTTCGTGGCGCAGGACGCGTCCGAGGTGCAGAACGCGTTCACGTACGGCGGGACGACGATGCTGCAGTACCCGCCGACGGTGTTCGGCAAGGAGCTGGTGCGCGGGGTGACGTTCCTGCTGCCGCTCGCCTTCGTCAACTGGCTGCCCGCGGCCTATGTGCTGGACCGTCCGCTCCCGCTGGACCTGCCGCGGTGGGTGGCCTTCGCCTCGCCGCTGGTGGCGGTGGGGTGTTGTGCGCTGGCGGGGCTGGCCTGGCGGGCAGGGCTGCGGACTTATCGGAGTACAGGGAGCTAG